TGGTGACGTAACGGCGCGCCCCCGTCGCCTCCTCGGGGTCGACCTCGGCGATCAGCCCGCGCAGGGTCAGCGTGCGCATCACGCCGTCGACGTTGACGCCACGCACGCCGGAGACCTGCGAACGGGTCACCGGCTGGCGGTACGCGACCACCGCCAGCGTCTCCAGCGCCGCGCGAGACAGCGTCGACTGGGTGCCGTCGAGAAGAAAAGCCTCGACCGCGGCGGCGTTGTCGGGCCGGGTGTACAGCCGCCACCCCTCGGCAGTCTCGCGCAGGTCGATCCCGCTACCCCGCGCGTCGAGTTCCTCGGCCCACAGCCGCAGTTGCTTCTCGACGTCCCCCTCACCCGCATCCACAGCCCGCGCCAACGCCCCGACGGGCGCCGGGGAGTCCAGAACCAGCATCACCGACTCCAGCCGCGAGCGCAGCTGCGAGACCATGGGGAGAGCGTCCATGCGCGCTGATTCTACGTCCAGTTGCTCGCCGCTACGACGGCCGGGTCGACGTCGCGGCCGGTCCAGGACACATCCAACGCGCCGAGCGCCTCTTCCTGGCGGGCGTCGACGGCGCGGGCCTTGAACAGCTCCAACAGCGCGAGGAACCGGCCGACGACCTCGATAGAGCGGGTACAGTCCCGTGTCAACGC
Above is a window of Corynebacterium sanguinis DNA encoding:
- the scpB gene encoding SMC-Scp complex subunit ScpB, producing MDALPMVSQLRSRLESVMLVLDSPAPVGALARAVDAGEGDVEKQLRLWAEELDARGSGIDLRETAEGWRLYTRPDNAAAVEAFLLDGTQSTLSRAALETLAVVAYRQPVTRSQVSGVRGVNVDGVMRTLTLRGLIAEVDPEEATGARRYVTTELFLELLGIDSLERLPELAPLLPEIDSIEDAW